A region from the Bradyrhizobium erythrophlei genome encodes:
- a CDS encoding NAD(P)/FAD-dependent oxidoreductase, with amino-acid sequence MLDTTLNARVKVFLDKFEAALAADDLDAAVEMFAPECYWRDLVAFTWNIKTMEGRDQVRDMLAHCVARVKPRNWKIAEGETATEAGGVTESWISFETEVARGYGLIRLQNGQIWTLLTTIVELKGNEEKAGFTRPLGAKHGVNPGTKTWKELRDEEVEKLGFETQPYVLIIGGGQGGIALGARLRQLGVPTIIVERNARAGDSWRNRYKSLCLHDPVWYDHLPYIDFPRNWPVFSPKDKIGDWLEMYTKVMELNYWTNTTAKHASWDDAKKEWTVVVERDGKEITLRPKQIVFATGMSAKPNMPQFKGMATFKGEQHHSSRHPGPDGYKGKKVVVIGSNNSAHDICAALYEAGVDVTMVQRSTTHIVRSDSLMESLGDLYSERAVRGGMTTAKADLIFASLPYKIMHQFQKPVYDKIRKDDADFYAGLEKAGFRLDFGDDDSGLFMKYLRRGSGYYIDVGASQLIIEGKVKLVSGQVEEITPNGVRLDNGQELPADVIVYATGYSSMNGWVADLISQEMADKVGKVWGLGSNTTKDPGPWEGEQRNIWKPTQQEGLWFHGGNLHQSRHYSQFLSLQLKARYEGIPTPVYGLQAVYHKA; translated from the coding sequence ATGCTCGACACCACGCTTAACGCGCGCGTCAAAGTTTTTCTCGACAAATTCGAAGCCGCGCTTGCGGCAGACGATCTCGACGCCGCCGTGGAAATGTTCGCTCCGGAATGCTACTGGCGCGACCTTGTTGCGTTCACCTGGAACATCAAGACAATGGAAGGCCGCGATCAGGTCCGCGACATGCTCGCGCATTGCGTCGCGCGCGTGAAGCCGCGCAACTGGAAAATCGCCGAGGGTGAGACTGCAACCGAAGCTGGCGGCGTGACCGAGTCCTGGATCTCGTTCGAGACCGAGGTCGCTCGCGGATATGGACTCATCCGCCTGCAGAACGGCCAGATATGGACGCTGCTGACGACGATCGTCGAGCTGAAGGGCAATGAGGAAAAGGCCGGCTTCACCCGACCGCTCGGCGCCAAGCACGGCGTCAACCCCGGCACGAAAACCTGGAAGGAATTGCGCGACGAGGAAGTCGAGAAGCTCGGCTTCGAGACGCAGCCCTACGTGCTTATCATCGGCGGTGGCCAGGGCGGCATCGCGCTCGGCGCACGGCTACGCCAACTCGGTGTGCCCACGATCATCGTCGAACGGAACGCACGTGCGGGTGATTCCTGGCGCAACCGCTATAAGTCGCTCTGCTTGCACGATCCGGTCTGGTACGATCACCTGCCCTACATCGATTTCCCCAGGAACTGGCCTGTCTTCTCGCCCAAGGACAAGATCGGCGATTGGCTGGAGATGTACACCAAGGTCATGGAGCTGAACTACTGGACGAACACCACGGCCAAACACGCCAGTTGGGACGACGCCAAAAAGGAATGGACCGTCGTTGTCGAGCGCGATGGCAAGGAGATTACGCTGCGGCCCAAGCAGATTGTGTTCGCTACCGGCATGTCCGCCAAGCCGAACATGCCCCAATTCAAGGGCATGGCAACCTTCAAAGGGGAGCAGCATCATTCCTCGCGCCATCCCGGTCCCGACGGCTACAAGGGCAAGAAGGTCGTCGTCATCGGCTCGAACAATTCCGCGCATGACATCTGCGCCGCGCTCTACGAGGCTGGCGTCGACGTGACGATGGTGCAGCGCTCGACGACCCATATCGTGCGCTCGGATTCGCTGATGGAAAGCCTCGGCGATCTCTATTCCGAGCGCGCCGTTCGCGGCGGCATGACCACCGCGAAAGCAGATCTGATCTTCGCGTCCCTACCCTACAAGATCATGCATCAGTTCCAGAAGCCGGTCTACGATAAGATCCGCAAGGACGACGCCGATTTCTATGCCGGTTTGGAGAAAGCCGGCTTCCGGCTCGACTTCGGCGACGACGATTCCGGCCTCTTCATGAAGTATTTGCGCCGCGGCTCGGGCTATTACATCGACGTCGGTGCCTCCCAGCTCATCATCGAAGGCAAGGTCAAGCTCGTCAGCGGGCAGGTCGAAGAGATCACGCCCAACGGCGTCAGACTCGACAACGGCCAGGAATTGCCGGCTGACGTGATCGTCTACGCCACCGGCTACAGCTCTATGAATGGCTGGGTCGCAGATCTCATCAGTCAGGAAATGGCTGACAAGGTCGGCAAGGTCTGGGGTCTCGGCTCGAACACGACAAAAGACCCCGGCCCATGGGAAGGTGAACAGCGGAACATATGGAAGCCGACGCAGCAGGAAGGCCTATGGTTCCACGGCGGCAATCTGCACCAGTCGCGCCATTATTCGCAATTCCTTTCCCTGCAATTGAAGGCGCGCTACGAGGGCATCCCGACGCCGGTCTATGGCCTGCAAGCCGTCTATCACAAGGCCTGA